From the genome of Planktothrix sp. FACHB-1365, one region includes:
- a CDS encoding putative toxin-antitoxin system toxin component, PIN family has protein sequence MKVVLDVNVWISALLWGGLPSQILHLSRQNKITIISNSR, from the coding sequence ATGAAAGTTGTTCTTGATGTTAATGTCTGGATATCAGCTTTATTATGGGGAGGTTTACCATCTCAAATATTACATCTATCCAGACAGAACAAGATAACTATAATATCAAACTCCCGTTAA